Genomic window (Polaribacter batillariae):
CTGCACGCCAGAAGAAGCTTCCCTTAAAAAAACCTTTTGATTTCTATTATGATAGATATATGATTTTCCTCCATTTCTTTTGAACCTTAAATTACCAATAATATTTAAGTCGAAGTTATCTACAATTTGTAAACTTTTTTCAAATTCTTGAACAGCATGAAGAACGTAATAAGGCATTAGCACTTTATTATTAATTAAACCTGCTATATTATTTACTATAAGTGGAATTATTGTTCTTTCAGCTGGAATGTACATGGAGTCTAAAGGTCTTATAAAAGAAAAGACACTTCTAACTTTGGAACCTAATTCTGTTAACTCGGTAAGATTTATTTTTTTATTATAAACTTTTAAAAGGTTTTCTATTATTTTTTCACGATTATTAATATTTTTTAAATCAAAAATAGAATCTAATTCGTCTGAAAACCCGAAATAATCATCCTTTTGTAATTCTCTTTTTAAAATATGAGATTTCCCATCAAAAACAATTGCGCTTACCATAAGACCGAGAATTATTTTAATTGTTTTAAGATCATCTTTATCAGGATTAATCTTAGACATAAAATGTTTTAAAAATTCGTTATAGTCAAACTTACTTTCGTTCTTATTAGTGTAAGTATATGTAAAATAAAGAGATTTATATTCGATTAACGTATTTTTTTTTAGAAAAGATTTTAAATTATATTTTTCTAATTCATTCTCAAGTTTATTAGAAAAATTTTGTCTAAAATTAAAATCATTTAAAATTGTTATTAATTTAGCTAAAGTACTTTTTCCACTTGATTGAGCACCAATAAAAACCATCATGTCTTTTACCTCTATTTCTGCATCTCGAATTGGTCCAAAATTTTTGATAGTTAATTTTTCAGTCATTATAATATAATTTTTTATAAAAATAGTTTTTTTTAACTAACCTCTTGTCCGTTTTTAACTTTTTTCTCTGGCTCTACAAAAGCTAATTTTCCATCTGGAGTGTCTGTCATTAAAATCATTCCTTGGCTTTCTACACCTTTAATTTTTCTTGGAGCCAAATTTACCAATACAGAAACCTGTTGACCAATGATATTTTCAGGTAAAAAACTCTCTGCAATTCCTGAAACGATTGTTCTGGTATCGATACCAACATCTACCTTTAGTTTTAAAAGTTTTTTTGTTTTAGGCACTTTTTCTGCTTCTAAAATAGTTCCTATTCGAATATCTAATTTTGTAAAATCTTCAAAATCGATGGTTTCTTTTTGTGGAACAATCGTTTTTTTCTCTTGTTCGTTTGCTTTTTTTGTTGCAATTAACTTTTGAAGCTGTTCTTCGATGGTTTTGTCTTCGATTTTAGAAAATAATAATGATGCTTTGTTAATTTGATGACCATCTGAAATTAAAATATCCTTTTTAGAAATATCTTCCCAAGAAAGAGGTTCTTCCATTTTTGTCGGAATGAGATTAAGGATAGATTTTAATTTATTGGAAGTAAAAGGTAAAAATGGTTCAGATAAAACTGCCAAAGCTGTTGAGATTTGCAACGCAACATACATAATGGTTTGTACGCGTTCTTTATCTACTTTTATTACTTTCCAAGGCTCTTCGTCTGCCAAATACTTGTTGCCAAGTCTTGCCAAGTTCATTAATTCTTGCGATGCTTCTCTAAAACGATATCTTTCAATAGATTTTCCAATAATGTTTGGGTACTCTTTTACAGCCGCCAAAACATCTTCGTCGGTTTCTAAAAAATCGTTCGGAGCAGGAATAATTCCTTGGTAGTATTTATTGGTTAACACCACAACTCTGTTGATAAAATTACCGAAAATGGCAACCAATTCGTTGTTATTTTTTGCTTGAAAATCTTTCCAAGTAAAATCGTTGTCTTTACTTTCTGGTGCGTTTGCAGTTAATGTATAGCGCAACACATCTTGCTGGTTTGGAAATTCTTCTAAATATTCGTGCAACCAAACTGCCCAGTTTTTAGAGGTCGATAATTTGTTTCCTTCTAAATTTAAAAATTCGTTGGCAGGCACATTGTCAGGCAAAATATAATCTCCATGCGCTTTTAACATCGATGGAAAAATAATACAGTGAAAAACAATGTTGTCTTTTCCGATAAAATGCACCAATTTGGTATCGCTTTTTTTCCAATAATCTTCCCAATTTTTTCCTTCTCTTGCAGCCCATTCTTTGGTAGATGAAATGTAACCAATTGGCGCATCAAACCACACATACAATACTTTTCCTTGGCCACCTTCTACAGGAACTGGAATACCCCAATCTAAATCTCTGGTTACAGCTCTTGGTCTTAAACCATCTTCTACCCAAGATTTTACTTGCCCATAAACATTTGGTTTCCAGTCTTTTTTATGCCCTTTTAAAATCCATTCACGTAAAAAACCTTCGTGTTTGTCTAAAGGTAAAAACCAATGTTTGGTTTCTTTTACTGTGGGTATATTTCCAGTAATTGCCGATTTTGGGTTGATTAAATCAGTCGCATTATGCGAAGTTCCACAGTTTTCGCACTGGTCGCCATAACTTTCTTCGAAACCACATTTTGGGCAAGTTCCTACCACAAAACGATCTGCTAAAAACTGATTCGCTTCTGCATCGTACAACTGTTCTGTAACTTCTTCTATAAATTCGCCTTTGTTATATAAATCAATAAAAAATTCGGAAGCAGTTTCGTGATGAATTTTCGAAGAAGTTCTCGAATAATTATCGAAAGAAATGCCAAAATCTGCAAAAGATTTTTGGATGATATTATGATATTTATTAATAATATCTTGTGGAGAAACGCCTTCTTTTTTTGCTCTCATTGGAATGGCAACTCCATGTTCGTCTGAACCACAAATATAAGCAACATCTTTACCTGTTAAACGTAAATAACGTGCATAAATATCTGCAGGAACATAAACACCTGCCAAATGCCCAATATGAATAGGCCCATTTGTGTAAGGTAAAGCTGCTGTAATTGTATATCTTTTTGGAGCACTCATCATTAGAAAATTTAGTTGTGCAAAAGTAAAGATATTTTAGTTGATTTTGTTGATGAAAGTCTTCAATTAATCTTCAAAAATTTCGCCAACAGTAAAAGATAAATCAGAAAAAATAGAACTTGTAGCGATTTCTTCTGCAATTAATGGTTTTAAACCGATATAAATACCCTCTTTTAAAACATATCTATGGATGGTTTTGTACACATAATCTACAATCCAATACGCTCTTACTCCATTTTCTTCGTACAATTCGTACTTGTTTTTCATCTCTCTATTGGAGTTACTTGGAGATAAAATTTCAATAATTAAATCTGGTGCACCAATACAGCCCTTATCATCTAGTTTATTCTTATCACAAATAACACACAAATCTGGTTGAAAAACCGTAATAATATCTTCGTCTTTCGTAGAGTTTTTTCTTTTATCAACCAAACGAACATCAAAAGGAGCGATGTAAACTTCGCAGTCTGTTTTATGAAAAAAATTGACAAAAATTCTACTTAATTCTCTTGAGGTAAATTGATGATTTCTTGCAGAAGTAGGAGACATTTTAAAAACTTTACCTTTTATAATCTCTATTCTTTCTTTAAATCGCCATTGTAAATAATCTGCATATGTATATACTTTTCCGTAATCTAAAACTGATTCTTCAACAGTATTTTCCATATCGTTTAATTTGTTACAAACTACAAATTATTGATTTATCTACAAAATAAAGATTGTTTTAGTATTTTTGATCGATTTTAAACTTTAAAATGAAAAATATCACTTTTTTACTCTTTCTGATGATTTTTTCATCTGTAAACGCACAAGAAAATTTAGATTATTTAAACACTAAGAACAATCCAATAATTTATATGGGAATGAATTTAGGTTTTACAAGTGGTGAATTAGGGGAATTTAATGCCAGTTTCGATTTAAACTATCAACATAAAAACAATCTTTTTACATTTAAATACAGTACAATTTTAGATGTTGAAAATATTAGGTCTTTATATTTTGTTCCGATTCCAAATTTAAAATTAGAAACAAAAGAATATTCTTTATTGTATGGAAAAAGATATATTAAAGATAAATTTTCGTATCATTTTTCTGGTGGAATTTCTTATAGTAGTACAAATGATAAAAATCTAAATGAAACGTTTAATTATATTGGTTTTCCTTTAGAAATAGGTGTTAATTGGTTTAAGCCTAAAAAGAAAAAGTTTAGCGTTTTATTTGGTTTAATTCCTGTTGGAAAACCTACAGGTTTTGGACGCTCCTTTGGTGTAAAATTATACGCAAATATTGCCAAAAAATCTTATGTAGGATTGGGCTTGAATTTTAGCTTAGGCTGGCATAAAAAATATTAAATATGAAAAGTAACATATTATTAATACTATTTTTAACACTATACTCATCAATAAAAGCACAAGAAAAATTAATAACTCCACCTTACTTAAAAGCAGGAAATACCATTGCCATTGTAGCACCTGCAGGAATTTTAAAAAACCGACAAGCAACCATTGCAAAAGCTAAGAAATTAGTAGAAACTTGGGGGTTAAAAGTAGTTTTAGGAGAGAACTTATTCAACCAAAATAATCATTTTGCTGGTACAGATATAGAGCGTTGTGAAGATTTTCAACAAGCTTTAGACAACCCGAATATTAAGGCAATTTGGGCAGCAAGAGGGGGTTATGGTTCTGTAAGAATTTTAGATATGTTAGACTTTACGAAGTTTAAAAAACATCCGAAATGGATCGTTGGTTATTCAGATATTACTGCGTTTCACAATCATATAAATAATTTAGGTGTAGAAACCATTCATGCAATGATGGCAACCAGTTTAGAAGAAGAACCAACAGAAATTATAGAAACTATTGCAAGTTTTAAGAAAGCACTTTTTGGAGAAGAAATTGCCTATAAAATAGCATCATTAAAATACAATCGTGTTTTTTCTAAAGAAATAGAAGGCGAAATTATTGGCGGAAATATTGCCATTTTAGCATCGATGTTGGGTTCTAAAAGTCAAATTAATACAGAAAATAAAATTTTATTTATTGAAGAAATTGGCGAATATAAATATTCCGTTGATAGAATGCTACAAAGCTTAAAACGTGCTGGATATTTTAATAAAGTAAATGCTGTTATTGTTGGAAATATGACCTCTATAAAAAAGAATTCTACCAAATGGGGAAGTTCAATTGAACAATTAATTTTAGAGGCTGTTCCAGAAAATATTCCTGTTTTATTCGATTTTCCTGCAGGTCATGAAGCAGATAATAGAGCTTTAATTTTTGGAAGAAACGTTAAGATTGTCGTTGGCAGTAAGCAATATTTAGTTACGTTTACTGATTAATTTTTTTTTATTTTAAAAATTAATTGCCGCGAATTTACAAATTAGACCTTCCTGCAAGGTCTTTTTTTTTGACCTTGTAGGTATTTATGAAAAAAGTTATTATTTATCATAAAAAATATACCTACAAGGTTTTTGAAACCTTGCAGGAAAAAAATATGTAGAAAGTAAATAATAATCTGTAAATTAACACTTTGGTAATTCAAAGCACAAATTTTAAACCCACAAAATTTTTGACTGAATACTACCAACTGAAGATTGAAGACTAAAAAAATGGCAGATCATAACGAACTTGGTAAAAAAGGAGAAAAACTCGCCATCGATTTTTTAATTAAAAACGATTATAAAATTCTTGAAAAAAACTATCGTTATTTAAAAGCGGAAGTAGATATTATTGCTCAAAAAGGTGCTTTTTTAATAGGTGTTGAGGTAAAAACCAGAAGCTCAGATTATTTTGGAGATCCACAAGATTTTATTACACCTAAAAAAATAAAATTATTAGTTTCTGCCATCGATTATTATGTAGTTCAAAAAGATTTAGATGTAGAAGTTCGGTTTGATATTATTGCGATTTTAATCAACAAAAAAGTCTCGAAATTAGAGCATATAGAAGATGCTTTTCTGTATTTTTAAAACATCCAAAACAACATTTCTTAAATTGTTAAATTCCGTTTTTTTACTACCAACATCAAAATAAGAAAAACAACCTTATTTTTTGTAAAATTTTC
Coding sequences:
- a CDS encoding S66 peptidase family protein; amino-acid sequence: MKSNILLILFLTLYSSIKAQEKLITPPYLKAGNTIAIVAPAGILKNRQATIAKAKKLVETWGLKVVLGENLFNQNNHFAGTDIERCEDFQQALDNPNIKAIWAARGGYGSVRILDMLDFTKFKKHPKWIVGYSDITAFHNHINNLGVETIHAMMATSLEEEPTEIIETIASFKKALFGEEIAYKIASLKYNRVFSKEIEGEIIGGNIAILASMLGSKSQINTENKILFIEEIGEYKYSVDRMLQSLKRAGYFNKVNAVIVGNMTSIKKNSTKWGSSIEQLILEAVPENIPVLFDFPAGHEADNRALIFGRNVKIVVGSKQYLVTFTD
- the metG gene encoding methionine--tRNA ligase — translated: MSAPKRYTITAALPYTNGPIHIGHLAGVYVPADIYARYLRLTGKDVAYICGSDEHGVAIPMRAKKEGVSPQDIINKYHNIIQKSFADFGISFDNYSRTSSKIHHETASEFFIDLYNKGEFIEEVTEQLYDAEANQFLADRFVVGTCPKCGFEESYGDQCENCGTSHNATDLINPKSAITGNIPTVKETKHWFLPLDKHEGFLREWILKGHKKDWKPNVYGQVKSWVEDGLRPRAVTRDLDWGIPVPVEGGQGKVLYVWFDAPIGYISSTKEWAAREGKNWEDYWKKSDTKLVHFIGKDNIVFHCIIFPSMLKAHGDYILPDNVPANEFLNLEGNKLSTSKNWAVWLHEYLEEFPNQQDVLRYTLTANAPESKDNDFTWKDFQAKNNNELVAIFGNFINRVVVLTNKYYQGIIPAPNDFLETDEDVLAAVKEYPNIIGKSIERYRFREASQELMNLARLGNKYLADEEPWKVIKVDKERVQTIMYVALQISTALAVLSEPFLPFTSNKLKSILNLIPTKMEEPLSWEDISKKDILISDGHQINKASLLFSKIEDKTIEEQLQKLIATKKANEQEKKTIVPQKETIDFEDFTKLDIRIGTILEAEKVPKTKKLLKLKVDVGIDTRTIVSGIAESFLPENIIGQQVSVLVNLAPRKIKGVESQGMILMTDTPDGKLAFVEPEKKVKNGQEVS
- a CDS encoding YraN family protein — translated: MADHNELGKKGEKLAIDFLIKNDYKILEKNYRYLKAEVDIIAQKGAFLIGVEVKTRSSDYFGDPQDFITPKKIKLLVSAIDYYVVQKDLDVEVRFDIIAILINKKVSKLEHIEDAFLYF
- a CDS encoding AAA family ATPase produces the protein MTEKLTIKNFGPIRDAEIEVKDMMVFIGAQSSGKSTLAKLITILNDFNFRQNFSNKLENELEKYNLKSFLKKNTLIEYKSLYFTYTYTNKNESKFDYNEFLKHFMSKINPDKDDLKTIKIILGLMVSAIVFDGKSHILKRELQKDDYFGFSDELDSIFDLKNINNREKIIENLLKVYNKKINLTELTELGSKVRSVFSFIRPLDSMYIPAERTIIPLIVNNIAGLINNKVLMPYYVLHAVQEFEKSLQIVDNFDLNIIGNLRFKRNGGKSYIYHNRNQKVFLREASSGVQSILPILLLIESSNKTENYINLNYVVEEPELNLYPEAQYELIKHLVKNCLETDHKVQSKNLIITTHSPYILASINNLLLSYKKGQTSSEKINKIIDKESWINPFNFNAYEVKDGGVEKIFNYKSKLIEDTIIDEVSEIIMEDFKEIASIND
- a CDS encoding Uma2 family endonuclease, with translation MENTVEESVLDYGKVYTYADYLQWRFKERIEIIKGKVFKMSPTSARNHQFTSRELSRIFVNFFHKTDCEVYIAPFDVRLVDKRKNSTKDEDIITVFQPDLCVICDKNKLDDKGCIGAPDLIIEILSPSNSNREMKNKYELYEENGVRAYWIVDYVYKTIHRYVLKEGIYIGLKPLIAEEIATSSIFSDLSFTVGEIFED